The sequence CTTCCAACTGGACAGTCGCAGCTGGGTGCTGGGCTCAGTGGCGCTGTTGTGGGTACAGCCCGGGGCGCGGCGATGGTGGCTCAGTCGTGAGCAGATGGACAGGGCCGGCTGGCACCGGCTCTGTCGCACCCTGGTCAGGCTCAGGTCGACGGGGCCAGAACCGTAGGGGTGGGGTTATCCTGTTTCTCCGGATAGTCCAGGGTATAGTGCAATCCTCGGCTCTCCTTGCGAGCCATGGCACAGCGGATGATCAACTCGGCAATCTGCACCAGGTTCCTCAGTTCCAGCAGGTCATTGCTGATCTTGAAGTCCGAGTAGTAGTCGTGGATCTCCCCCTTGAGCATCTCCACCCGTCGCAGGGCTCGCTGCAGCCGCTTGTCGGTGCGCACAATCCCCACGTAGTCCCACATAAACAGCCTGAGTTCGTGCCAGTTGTGGGAGATCACCACGTTCTCATCGGAGTCGGTGACCTGGCTTTCGTCCCATTGGGGCAGGTCGGTGATGTTCTCCACCAGATCCAGTCTCTGGAAGATGTCCCGGGCGGCGGCCCGGGCAAACACCAGGCACTCCAGCAGGGAGTTGCTGGCCATGCGGTTGGCGCCGTGCAGGCCGGTGTAGGCCACTTCGCCCACGGCATAGAGGCCGGCGATGTCGGTCTTGCCTTCCAGATCGGTCATCACGCCGCCACAGGTGTAGTGGGCCGCGGGTACCACGGGAATCGGCTGTTTGGTGATGTCGATCCCCAGTCCCAGGCAACGCTTATAGATGGTGGGGAAGTGGCGGGTGACGAACTCCGGGTCTTTATGGCTGATGTCCAGATACATGCAGTCGGCACCCAGTCGCTTCATCTCGAAGTCGATGGCCCGGGCCACCACGTCGCGGGGAGCCAGCTCCTCACGGGAGTCAAAGTCGGGCATAAAGCGGCTACCGTCGGGCCGTTTCAGCAGGGCGCCTTCGCCCCGCAGCGCCTCGGTCAGCAGGAAGTTTCGTGCTTCGGTGTGGTAGAGGCAGGTGGGATGGAACTGGTTGAACTCCATGTTGGCCACCCGGCAGCCGGCGCGCCAGGCCATGGCGATGCCGTCGCCCGAGGAGACGTCCGGGTTGGAGGTGTACTGATACACCTTGGAAGCCCCGCCTGTGGCCAGCACCACGAAGGGGGCGCTGACGGTTTCCACATGCTCTTGGGTGCGGTTCCACACGTAGGCACCCACCACCCGGGTATCGCCGGCCAGTCCCAGCTTGGCACTGGTGATCAGATCCACCGCGTTGTAGCGCTCCAGCAGGGTGATGTTGGGGTGACGGCGGGCCTGCTCCTCCAGGGTGAGCTGAACCTCCTTGCCCGTGGCGTCGGCGGCATGGAGGATGCGGCGATGGCTGTGTCCCCCCTCCCGGGTGAGGTGATAACGGGGTTCGGTCCCGGCCGAGGTGTCCTGGGACTCCTCTTCGTCGAAGTCCACCCCTTTGCGGATCAGCCACTCCAGGGCGGCGCGGGCCTCGCGGGCGGTGAACTCCACCG is a genomic window of Ferrimonas sp. YFM containing:
- the nadB gene encoding L-aspartate oxidase, whose protein sequence is MKAGIEHSTDVLVIGSGAAGLTLALKLANRCQVTVVAKGPLTEGSTYYAQGGIAAVFDEEDTVESHVEDTLIAGAGLCDREAVEFTAREARAALEWLIRKGVDFDEEESQDTSAGTEPRYHLTREGGHSHRRILHAADATGKEVQLTLEEQARRHPNITLLERYNAVDLITSAKLGLAGDTRVVGAYVWNRTQEHVETVSAPFVVLATGGASKVYQYTSNPDVSSGDGIAMAWRAGCRVANMEFNQFHPTCLYHTEARNFLLTEALRGEGALLKRPDGSRFMPDFDSREELAPRDVVARAIDFEMKRLGADCMYLDISHKDPEFVTRHFPTIYKRCLGLGIDITKQPIPVVPAAHYTCGGVMTDLEGKTDIAGLYAVGEVAYTGLHGANRMASNSLLECLVFARAAARDIFQRLDLVENITDLPQWDESQVTDSDENVVISHNWHELRLFMWDYVGIVRTDKRLQRALRRVEMLKGEIHDYYSDFKISNDLLELRNLVQIAELIIRCAMARKESRGLHYTLDYPEKQDNPTPTVLAPST